A stretch of Myxococcus hansupus DNA encodes these proteins:
- a CDS encoding fatty acid desaturase family protein, which translates to MSASISQAGPIPADDPRKLRAELRRVMPPESFQPQPLRGVVALGLVPLMGVLMWAVASGRLPWWACLLGSFVLGQLATAVGLAAHEALHHAVFRSRALESLLGWVGFGPFLVTPGTWRAWHVQAHHSAANVLVRDPDILPRQSEWRTQWFAKVFHAMSPGSGSLLSFVSFFFFFTAQGQAFLWRHSALPQFKHVHMHRTRERILTVLVLLGWVAVGWWMGPLGALYALILPLLIGNFTLMIYIATNHWLLAAHEESDNPFVNTASVATHPAMDWMHYNFSHHQEHHIFPAMSPKFAPLLRKHLRELNPEASQVYPHLHALRMLYRRPALYAEDGQSLMGKDGTPVIATEELRRQLTRPEAAVT; encoded by the coding sequence ATGAGTGCTTCCATTTCTCAGGCGGGACCGATTCCCGCCGATGATCCGCGCAAGCTCCGAGCCGAGCTCCGGCGGGTCATGCCTCCCGAGTCCTTCCAACCGCAGCCGCTGCGTGGCGTCGTCGCGCTGGGGCTCGTGCCGTTGATGGGCGTGTTGATGTGGGCCGTGGCCAGCGGGCGGCTGCCGTGGTGGGCGTGTCTGCTCGGCTCGTTCGTCCTGGGACAACTGGCGACCGCCGTGGGGCTGGCCGCGCACGAGGCGCTGCACCACGCGGTGTTTCGCAGCAGGGCGCTCGAAAGCCTCCTGGGCTGGGTGGGCTTCGGCCCGTTCCTGGTGACCCCTGGGACTTGGCGGGCTTGGCACGTCCAGGCGCACCACAGCGCGGCGAACGTCCTGGTCCGTGACCCCGACATCCTGCCGCGCCAGAGCGAGTGGCGGACCCAGTGGTTCGCCAAGGTGTTCCACGCGATGTCGCCGGGCTCGGGCTCACTGCTGAGCTTCGTGAGTTTCTTCTTCTTCTTCACGGCACAGGGCCAGGCGTTCTTGTGGCGCCACAGCGCGTTGCCCCAGTTCAAGCACGTCCACATGCATCGGACGCGCGAGCGCATCCTCACGGTGCTCGTGCTGCTGGGGTGGGTCGCGGTGGGGTGGTGGATGGGGCCACTGGGGGCGCTCTACGCGCTCATCCTGCCGCTGCTCATCGGCAACTTCACGTTGATGATCTACATCGCCACGAACCACTGGTTGCTGGCGGCGCACGAGGAGTCCGACAACCCCTTCGTGAACACGGCCAGCGTGGCGACCCACCCGGCGATGGACTGGATGCACTACAACTTCAGTCATCACCAGGAGCACCACATCTTCCCGGCGATGAGTCCGAAGTTCGCGCCGCTGCTGCGCAAGCACCTGCGGGAACTCAACCCGGAGGCCTCCCAGGTGTACCCGCACCTGCACGCGTTGCGGATGCTGTACCGCCGCCCCGCGCTCTACGCCGAGGACGGGCAGTCGCTGATGGGGAAGGACGGTACGCCCGTGATTGCCACGGAGGAGCTGCGCCGCCAGCTCACGAGGCCAGAGGCCGCTGTGACTTGA
- the hutH gene encoding histidine ammonia-lyase, producing MSRPRILIDGDTLKLEEILQVARNEATVELSSDAATRVRASRALVDRVAAGDTPAYGINTGFGTLAEVRIDKKDLRDLQRNLILSHACGVGTPLPFTEARALLLLRCNVLAKGYSGIRMETLALALDMLNRNVVPVVPERGSVGASGDLAPLAHLALVFIGEGEAFYEGQRMPARQALDRAGLKPVILEAKEGLALVNGTQAMCAVGTLLQLRAESLADIADVAGAMTLEGLLGSHKPFIPEIHDVRAHAGQKDVAAHLRRILVGSELVESHINCSKVQDPYSLRCIPQVHGAAREGIAFSRRILEVEVNSATDNPLVFAETERIVSGGNFHGQPISLAMDVVAMALTQLSSISERRVEQLVNPALSNLPAFLAKNSGLNSGFMIAQVTSAALVAESRVLSHPASVDSIPSSAGREDHVSMGMTAALKGRQVSDFARSCLAIEILVAAQALDFRLPLKPGKGALAAYELVRSKVPHMEKDRELHRDIEAVSQLVDSGELLAAVRSATA from the coding sequence ATGTCGCGCCCCCGCATCCTCATCGACGGTGACACGCTGAAGCTGGAGGAGATCCTCCAGGTGGCCCGCAACGAGGCCACCGTGGAGCTGTCTTCCGACGCCGCCACCCGCGTGCGTGCCTCGCGTGCGCTGGTGGACCGCGTCGCCGCCGGAGACACGCCCGCCTACGGCATCAACACGGGCTTTGGCACGCTGGCCGAGGTCCGCATCGACAAGAAGGACCTGCGAGACCTCCAGCGCAACCTCATCCTTTCGCACGCCTGTGGCGTCGGCACGCCCCTGCCCTTCACGGAGGCCCGGGCCCTGCTGCTGCTGCGCTGCAACGTCCTCGCGAAGGGTTACTCCGGCATCCGCATGGAGACCCTGGCGCTGGCGCTGGACATGCTGAACCGGAACGTGGTGCCCGTGGTCCCCGAGCGGGGCAGCGTGGGCGCCTCGGGCGACCTGGCCCCGCTGGCGCACCTGGCGCTGGTCTTCATCGGCGAGGGTGAGGCCTTCTACGAAGGGCAGCGGATGCCTGCGCGGCAGGCGCTGGACCGCGCCGGCTTGAAGCCCGTCATCCTGGAGGCCAAGGAGGGCCTCGCCCTGGTGAACGGCACCCAGGCCATGTGCGCCGTGGGCACCCTGCTCCAGCTCCGCGCCGAGTCCCTGGCGGACATCGCGGACGTCGCGGGCGCGATGACGCTGGAGGGCCTGCTCGGCAGCCACAAGCCCTTCATCCCGGAGATTCACGACGTGCGCGCGCACGCGGGACAGAAGGACGTCGCCGCGCACCTGCGGCGCATCCTCGTGGGCAGCGAGCTGGTCGAGTCGCACATCAACTGCAGCAAGGTGCAGGACCCCTACTCCCTGCGCTGCATCCCGCAGGTTCACGGCGCGGCGCGCGAGGGCATCGCCTTCTCCCGGCGCATCCTCGAGGTCGAGGTGAACAGCGCCACCGACAACCCGCTGGTGTTCGCGGAGACGGAGCGCATCGTCTCGGGTGGCAACTTCCACGGCCAGCCCATCTCCCTGGCCATGGACGTGGTGGCCATGGCGCTGACGCAGCTCTCGTCCATCAGCGAGCGGCGTGTGGAGCAGTTGGTGAACCCGGCGCTGTCCAACCTGCCGGCGTTCCTGGCGAAGAACTCCGGGCTGAACTCCGGCTTCATGATCGCGCAGGTGACGAGCGCGGCCCTGGTGGCCGAGTCCCGCGTCCTCAGCCATCCCGCGTCGGTGGATTCGATTCCGTCCTCGGCGGGCCGCGAGGATCACGTGTCCATGGGCATGACGGCGGCGCTCAAGGGCCGTCAGGTCAGCGACTTCGCGCGCTCCTGCCTCGCGATTGAAATCCTGGTCGCGGCCCAGGCGCTGGACTTCCGCCTGCCCCTGAAGCCCGGCAAGGGCGCCCTCGCGGCGTACGAGCTGGTGCGCTCCAAGGTGCCGCACATGGAGAAGGACCGCGAGCTGCACCGCGACATCGAGGCGGTGAGCCAGCTCGTCGACTCCGGCGAGCTGCTGGCCGCGGTGCGCTCCGCCACGGCCTGA